In a single window of the Etheostoma spectabile isolate EspeVRDwgs_2016 chromosome 3, UIUC_Espe_1.0, whole genome shotgun sequence genome:
- the LOC116675844 gene encoding A disintegrin and metalloproteinase with thrombospondin motifs 8, protein MCSTVCLIVLLLCVMNAALSTPFESEDIVPVRINGRISGRFWKRSEDQPRFILSAFGKDLTLNLIPDTSFIAPSFTIQRIKARDVGALCSSSGAQLAADLQKCMNQTEENEGQLRSCFYSGNVDHDQSSIVAVSLCSGIFGSFITDGKEYLIEPKLRGGLGPDSAEQLHVIKRRTFTKKHGDPLLFEHASAESREEKHNGESFTHGDSDAQREPRRRRFVSAPRFIETLAVADSTMTHFYGDEIKHYILTLMSMAAQLYKHPSIKNSVNMVVVKLLVVEDEEVGPEVSNNGGVALRNFCSWQQLFNPPSQRHPEHYDTAMLFTREDICGQKSCDTLGVADVGTMCDPKRSCSVIEDNGLQAAFTAAHELGHVLSMPHDDSKTCERLFGDLGRHYLMAPLFVSLNKTAPWSPCSALYITEFFDNGHGDCLLDVPENVIPLPRELPGTTYSLDQQCQQIFGEEFVQCPNSSDSDSCSQLWCQEDGTLQCSTKNGSLPWADGTPCSLNGSCLHGACMSTQDVMQPLVVVDGGWNLWGPWQQCSRTCGGGVEFSYRECTDPVPQNGGKYCEGQRVRYQSCNTQPCDNHDGKSFREEQCEKYNSPNYLDYNGNIKQWIPKYAGVSPRDRCKLFCRARGSSEFKVFESKVIDGTTCGPDTTSVCVQGQCVKAGCDQVIGSNKRVDKCGVCGGSGLTCRKITGSYNKATYGYSDIVTIPVGATNIDIKQRSHRGIKHDGNYLAIKRESGGYILNGNFSVSTVEQDIPVLGAVLKYSGSSTTLERIQSFRQLKEAITIQLLATAGDANPPKVKYTFFIPRDVTFNKSKEKKGSSLSLHMIHPFGVPDWVLGEWSECSKSCGSGWSRRNVECRDSAGFLSSHCDKDLKPIDIRACGDLPCPIWQMGPWSVCSRTCGQGERRRSVFCIDYTGKTVEPEKCDLNKIPEPVSGECLNQECL, encoded by the exons ATGTGTTCCACTGTGTGTTTGATCGTCTTACTCCTGTGCGTAATGAACGCAGCACTTTCCACTCCCTTTGAATCTGAGGATATTGTACCTGTTCGGATAAATGGAAGAATCAGCGGTCGCTTTTGGAAAAGAAGCGAGGATCAGCCGAGATTTATCCTCAGTGCATTTGGCAAGGACTTGACTCTTAACCTTATTCCAGATACCAGCTTTATCGCGCCTTCCTTCACCATACAGCGCATCAAAGCCAGAGACGTTGGCGCTTTATGCAGCTCTTCAGGTGCCCAACTTGCCGCTGATCTCCAAAAATGTATGAACCAGACAGAGGAGAATGAAGGACAGCTTAGGAGTTGCTTTTACTCGGGGAATGTAGATCACGATCAAAGCTCGATTGTGGCTGTCAGTTTGTGCTCGGGCATCTTTGGCTCCTTCATAACGGATGGGAAAGAGTATTTAATTGAGCCCAAACTTCGCGGCGGCTTGGGGCCAGACTCTGCCGAGCAGCTGCATGTCATCAAGAGGAGGACATTCACCAAAAAACACGGTGATCCCCTCCTGTTTGAACACGCGTCGGCTGAGAGTCGAGAGGAGAAGCACAATGGGGAAAGTTTTACGCACGGCGACAGTGACGCACAGAGGGAACCTCGCCGGAGACGCTTTGTTTCCGCGCCACGGTTCATAGAGACCCTGGCGGTAGCAGACTCAACCATGACCCACTTCTATGGAGATGAAATTAAG CACTACATTCTTACCCTGATGTCGATGGCCGCCCAGCTTTACAAGCACCCCAGCATAAAGAACTCCGTAAACATGGTGGTGGTGAAGTTGTTGGTGGTGGAGGATGAGGAGGTTGGCCCGGAGGTCTCCAACAACGGAGGTGTGGCTTTGAGGAACTTCTGCTCCTGGCAGCAGCTCTTCAACCCACCAAGCCAGAGGCATCCGGAACACTATGACACTGCCATGCTCTTCACCAGAGAG GACATCTGTGGACAGAAGAGCTGCGACACTTTGGGTGTGGCCGATGTCGGAACGATGTGCGATCCCAAGAGAAGCTGCTCAGTTATAGAAGATAACGGCCTGCAAGCTGCCTTCACAGCTGCACACGAGCTCG GTCATGTGTTGAGTATGCCTCACGATGACTCCAAGACCTGTGAGAGGTTGTTTGGAGATCTGGGAAGACATTACCTGATGGCTCCTCTGTTTGTCAGCCTCAACAAGACAGCGCCTTGGTCTCCCTGCAGTGCTCTCTACATCACAGAGTTCTTTGACAATGGACATG GGGACTGCCTGCTGGATGTCCCAGAGAATGTCATACCGTTACCAAGAGAGCTGCCAGGCACCACGTACAGCCTGGACCAGCAGTGCCAGCAGATTTTTGGAGAGGAGTTTGTCCAATGCCCCAACTCCTCAGATAGTGACAGTTGTAGCCAGCTATGGTGTCAGGAGGATGGGACGCTGCAGTGCTCCACCAAGAATGGCAGCTTACCCTGGGCTGACGGCACCCCCTGTAGCCTCAACGGATCTTGCCTCCACGGAGCGTGCATGTCGACTCAGGATGTGATGCAGCCGCTG GTGGTTGTGGACGGCGGCTGGAACTTGTGGGGGCCGTGGCAGCAGTGCTCCAGAAcatgtggaggaggggtggagtTCTCATATAGGGAGTGCACTGACCCCGTGCCTCAGAACGGAGGGAAGTACTGTGAAGGACAGCGGGTTCGGTACCAGTCCTGCAACACGCAGCCCTGCGACAACCACGACG GAAAGAGTTTTCGAGAGGAGCAGTGTGAGAAGTACAACAGCCCCAACTACCTGGACTACAACGGGAATATAAAACAGTGGATCCCAAAGTACGCTGGTGTTTCTCCCAGAGACAGATGTAAGCTGTTCTGCAGGGCCAGGGGCAGCAGTGAATTTAAGGTGTTTGAATCCAAG GTGATTGACGGGACGACCTGTGGCCCTGACACCACATCGGTGTGTGTCCAAGGCCAGTGTGTGAAGGCAGGCTGTGACCAGGTGATTGGATCCAACAAGAGGGTGGATAAATGTGGAGTGTGTGGAGGAAGTGGGCTCACCTGTAGAAAGATTACAGGCTCCTACAATAAAGCAAC CTATGGATACAGCGACATTGTCACAATTCCTGTTGGCGCTACTAACATTGACATCAAACAGCGGAGCCACCGAGGGATCAAACATGACGGGAACTACCTGGctataaagagagagagtggcGGTTACATCCTCAACGGTAACTTCTCTGTATCCACGGTGGAGCAGGACATTCCTGTGCTGGGTGCTGTACTAAAGTACAGCGGCTCCTCCACCACCCTGGAGAGGATCCAGAGCTTTAGGCAGCTGAAGGAGGCTATCACCATCCAACTCCTTGCCACTGCGGGGGACGCAAACCCTCCCAAggtcaaatatacatttttcatcCCTAGAGATGTGACCTTCAACAAATCCAAAGAGAAGAAGGGCTCGTCCCTGTCTCTGCATATGATCCATCCATTCGGTGTACCTGACTGGGTGCTGGGGGAGTGGTCTGAGTGCTCCAAGAGCTGTGGCTCCGGATGGTCCAGGAGAAATGTGGAATGCCGAGACAGCGCAGGCTTCCTATCCAGCCATTGCGACAAAGACCTGAAGCCCATTGACATAAGGGCTTGCGGAGATCTGCCGTGCCCCATATGGCAGATGGGACCTTGGTCTGTCTGCTCACGAACTTGTGGCCAGGGGGAGCGCCGCCGCAGTGTCTTCTGCATAGACTACACTGGGAAGACTGTTGAGCCAGAGAAGTGCGATCTGAACAAAATCCCAGAACCAGTCTCTGGAGAATGTCTCAACCAAGAGTGCTTATGA
- the LOC116685123 gene encoding A disintegrin and metalloproteinase with thrombospondin motifs 15 — protein MAMLNSLIIFTKFLLYLKLTYCMEVDFCIPVRVDHQKHEKHLHRRAEQMTERLIVFRLSAFRQELYLHLTPDSSFLAPGHLMPESGSSASNASATADLRECFYSGDVNAEPDSYAALSLCKGLHGGFSYNGMEYFISLARTEDAAAASGYGNSFDKTHVIRRRSRATHSGNFTSRCGVAPDTNFNMSLEKYKHISELAIDGFTETVLKTLGRSKRFASIPRFVEVLVVADESMATFHGDDLKHYLLTLMSVAARLYKHPSILNSINIVVVGFMVINEADKGPKVSSNAALTLRNFCSWQKKLNKHNDKHPEYWDTAILFTKQDLCGATTCDTLGMADVGTMCDPKRSCSVIEDDGLPSAFTAAHELGHVFNMPHDNVKACEEVFGKLKDNHMMSPTLIQIDRSRPWSVCSAAIITEFLDRGHGDCLLDQPQRQLSLSDNLPGSSYGLPRQCELAFGPGSKPCPYMQPCSKLWCTGKARGQLVCQTRHFPWADGTSCGNGKVCYRGACTDENNTMHIKVDGRWGKWGAFGDCSRSCNGGVQLAKRECDNPVPENGGKYCYGLRIKYRSCNFNPCPETGKSFREEQCEAFNGLNLNTNRLGSSVVWVPKYSGISPKDKCKLICRANGTGYFYVLAPKVVDGTPCSPDTSAVCVQGKCIKAGCDGKLDSNRKFDKCGVCGGDNQGCKKVSGMFTKPVHGYNFVVMLPVGASNIDVRQRGYRGMVSDENYLAVKNRHNKYLLNGNYVVSAVERDLLVKGSLLRYSGTSTSVEILQATRPLQEPLTVEVLSVGKMTPPRVRYSFYIAKESKEQKTLRKEERSHTAHNSVLADSNRVEAKTQMMGKRLVSHWVTGSWDSCSVTCGNGLQKRLVQCQSMEGRPAVDCDNADRPVAVRACGDPCPMWDVGAWSHCSKSCGRGFKRRPVRCMTDNGLHLPRDHCSGRRKPQELDLCNLKPC, from the exons ATGGCTATGCTTAATTCATTGATTATTTTCACAAAGTTTCTACTTTATTTGAAACTAACATATTGCATGGAGGTAGATTTCTGCATACCTGTTCGTGTGGATCATCAAAAGCATGAAAAGCATCTGCACCGGCGCGCGGAGCAGATGACTGAAAGACTGATAGTTTTTAGACTAAGTGCATTCAGACAGGAACTTTACCTCCACCTTACACCGGATTCCAGTTTTCTTGCACCGGGACACTTGATGCCTGAAAGCGGCTCCTCAGCATCCAACGCCTCTGCCACCGCTGACTTACGGGAATGCTTCTACTCCGGGGATGTCAACGCAGAACCGGACTCCTACGCCGCGCTCAGCCTGTGCAAAGGTCTCCATGGGGGGTTTTCCTATAACGGCATGGAGTATTTCATCAGCCTGGCCAGAACTGAAGACGCAGCAGCCGCTTCTGGATACGGAAACTCTTTCGACAAGACGCATGTCATCCGCCGCCGGAGTCGCGCTACGCACTCAGGCAACTTCACCAGCAGGTGTGGAGTTGCACCTGACACCAACTTTAACATGTCCCTGGAGAAATACAAGCACATCAGTGAGCTGGCGATTGATGGCTTTACTGAAACTGTGTTGAAAACCTTGGGGAGGTCCAAGAGGTTTGCCTCCATCCCCAGGTTTGTTGAGGTGCTGGTGGTGGCAGATGAATCTATGGCTACATTTCACGGGGATGACCTAAAGCATTACCTCCTGACCCTGATGTCAGTAGCAGCCAGGCTTTACAAGCACCCCAGCATTCTCAACTCCATAAACATAGTGGTGGTGGGTTTCATGGTCATAAATGAAGCTGACAAGGGACCCAAGGTTTCCAGTAATGCAGCCCTGACTCTGCGCAACTTCTGCTCCTGGCAGAAGAAGTTGAATAAACACAACGACAAGCACCCAGAATACTGGGACACTGCCATACTGTTCACCAAACAG GATCTTTGCGGGGCCACAACCTGTGATACACTGGGTATGGCTGACGTTGGAACCATGTGTGACCCGAAGAGGAGCTGCTCTGTCATTGAAGATGATGGCTTGCCCTCCGCTTTCACAGCTGCCCACGAACTTG GCCACGTCTTCAACATGCCTCACGACAATGTGAAGGCGTGTGAGGAGGTATTTGGGAAACTAAAGGACAACCACATGATGTCTCCCACACTGATTCAGATTGACAGGAGCAGGCCCTGGTCTGTGTGCAGCGCAGCCATCATTACTGAGTTCCTGGACAGAGGTCATG GAGACTGTCTGTTGGACCAACCTCAAAGGCAGCTGTCTCTCTCAGACAACCTGCCTGGTTCCAGCTACGGCCTGCCCCGCCAGTGTGAGCTTGCTTTCGGCCCCGGATCCAAGCCCTGCCCGTACATGCAGCCCTGCTCCAAGCTGTGGTGCACCGGGAAGGCCCGCGGCCAGTTGGTCTGCCAAACCCGACACTTCCCCTGGGCGGACGGCACCAGCTGTGGCAACGGCAAGGTCTGCTACCGAGGAGCCTGTACTGATGAGAACAACACCATGCACATCAAG GTGGATGGACGGTGGGGGAAGTGGGGAGCATTTGGCGACTGTTCCCGAAGTTGTAATGGAGGAGTTCAGCTGGCAAAGAGGGAGTGTGACAACCCTGTTCCTGAGAATGGAGGCAAATACTGCTATGGCCTTCGCATCAAATATCGCTCATGTAACTTCAACCCTTGTCCTGAAACAG GTAAGAGTTTCCGTGAGGAGCAGTGTGAGGCGTTTAATGGCTTAAACCTGAACACCAACAGACTAGGTTCCTCGGTGGTGTGGGTTCCTAAATATTCAGGCATCTCTCCCAAAGACAAATGCAAGCTTATCTGCCGGGCCAACGGGACTGGGTACTTCTATGTCCTCGCTCCAAAG GTTGTGGATGGGACTCCGTGCTCTCCTGACACCTCAGCTGTATGTGTTCAAGGAAAATGCATCAAGGCAGGCTGCGATGGCAAGCTGGACTCTAACAGGAAATTTGACAAGTGTGGCGTGTGTGGTGGCGACAATCAGGGCTGCAAGAAGGTCTCAGGAATGTTCACCAAACCTGT TCATGGCTACAACTTTGTGGTGATGCTGCCTGTTGGAGCTTCCAACATTGACGTCCGTCAGCGTGGCTACCGAGGAATGGTCAGCGATGAAAACTACTTAGCAGTGAAGAATCGGCACAACAAGTACCTGCTGAACGGCAACTACGTGGTGTCAGCCGTGGAGCGTGATTTGCTAGTGAAGGGCAGCTTACTGCGCTACAGTGGCACCTCCACATCTGTGGAGATTCTTCAGGCCACCAGACCCCTGCAGGAACCTCTGACTGTGGAGGTGCTCTCGGTAGGAAAGATGACCCCTCCCAGGGTGCGCTACTCCTTCTACATCGCCAAGGAGAGCAAGGAGCAGAAGACTCTGCGGAAAGAGGAGAGAAGCCACACTGCGCACAATAGTGTCTTGGCGGACAGTAATAGGGTGGAAGCTAAGACTCAGATGATGGGTAAGAGGCTAGTCAGTCACTGGGTGACAGGAAGTTGGGATTCGTGCTCAGTGACTTGTGGGAATGGTCTGCAGAAGAGGCTGGTGCAGTGCCAGAGCATGGAGGGGCGTCCTGCAGTGGACTGTGACAATGCTGACAGGCCTGTAGCAGTGAGAGCATGTGGTGATCCATGTCCCATGTGGGATGTAGGGGCTTGGTCTCACTGCTCCAAGTCCTGTGGAAGGGGCTTTAAAAGGCGGCCAGTGCGCTGCATGACCGACAATGGTCTACATCTACCCAGAGACCACTGCTCTGGAAGGAGGAAGCCTCAGGAACTGGACCTCTGTAATCTGAAGCCATGTTAA